A region from the Desulfoglaeba alkanexedens ALDC genome encodes:
- the nth gene encoding endonuclease III, with protein sequence MKGKDESVSEFEERLAGIIQALKKKYPDASLELRFQNGFQLLVAVILSAQCTDERVNQVTDTLFRKYPTPERFLEVPVEELEKDIRPTGFYRNKAKALRSCCRVLVDRYGGEVPRDIEELVKLPGVGRKTAAMVLGNAFGVQQGIAVDTHVKRVCQRLELSRAQTPEKMERELMAKIPRDDWTWFSNAMILHGRYTCTARKPQCGRCVMEPLCPFPEKNI encoded by the coding sequence ATGAAGGGAAAAGACGAATCGGTTTCGGAGTTCGAGGAACGGCTGGCGGGGATCATTCAAGCCCTCAAAAAGAAGTATCCCGACGCGTCCCTCGAACTCCGTTTTCAAAACGGGTTCCAGCTGCTCGTGGCGGTGATCCTGTCGGCTCAGTGCACGGACGAGCGGGTGAACCAGGTTACCGATACGTTGTTTCGCAAATATCCCACTCCGGAACGTTTCCTCGAGGTGCCCGTGGAGGAACTGGAAAAGGACATCCGGCCCACGGGGTTCTACCGGAACAAGGCCAAAGCGCTCCGTTCCTGTTGCCGGGTTCTGGTGGACCGTTACGGCGGGGAGGTCCCCAGAGACATCGAGGAACTGGTGAAGCTTCCGGGTGTCGGCCGAAAGACGGCGGCCATGGTCCTGGGCAACGCCTTCGGGGTGCAGCAGGGCATCGCCGTGGACACGCACGTGAAGCGCGTCTGCCAACGGCTGGAACTGAGCCGGGCTCAGACGCCGGAAAAGATGGAACGGGAACTCATGGCGAAGATTCCCAGGGACGACTGGACGTGGTTCAGCAACGCGATGATCCTTCACGGGAGATACACCTGCACGGCAAGGAAACCTCAGTGCGGCCGATGCGTCATGGAGCCGCTGTGCCCGTTCCCGGAAAAGAACATCTGA
- a CDS encoding diacylglycerol/lipid kinase family protein, translated as MEDTIHAIHTIHTIHTGRFNHAGCLNTDDPEWLAGATRPRIGVISNPLSGGNRKGFQSVERILSSYRQVFHRKAVDPEQVTAAVRDFACRGVDLLVVNGGDGTIHAVLTALFTTRWPHRLPVLALLRAGTASMIARDVGLRGSRLRALSRLLDWASSGCGAPSIVERPVLRLEGAVGAQPIYGMFFGAGGIYQGIEFCLNRIHRAGVRGELAAGLTLGRFLLAAVGDDKRTIPPAAIRMSLDGMAMRPINALVILATTLERLFLGIRPYWGSESGPLHFTVVRSDAEHLLRAIPSLIRGRRSRLGSPDRGYISHNVREIRLLMQSGFTLDGQLYLPDPQRGELSLRSGGQIKCFRL; from the coding sequence ATGGAGGATACGATTCACGCCATTCACACCATTCACACCATTCACACCGGAAGATTCAACCATGCGGGGTGTTTGAACACAGATGATCCCGAATGGCTTGCCGGCGCGACGAGGCCCCGTATCGGGGTCATCAGCAATCCATTAAGCGGTGGGAACCGAAAAGGGTTTCAGTCTGTAGAGCGGATCCTTTCCAGCTACCGGCAGGTCTTTCACCGAAAGGCCGTTGATCCCGAACAAGTGACGGCGGCGGTACGAGATTTCGCTTGCCGTGGCGTGGATCTCCTGGTGGTGAACGGGGGCGATGGGACCATTCATGCGGTCTTGACCGCCCTGTTTACTACCAGATGGCCACATCGGTTGCCGGTGTTGGCGCTCCTGCGTGCGGGGACGGCCAGCATGATTGCCAGAGACGTGGGGCTGAGGGGTTCACGGTTACGGGCCTTGTCTCGGCTTCTGGATTGGGCCTCTTCCGGGTGTGGTGCGCCGTCCATTGTAGAACGGCCGGTCTTGCGCTTAGAAGGGGCGGTCGGCGCTCAGCCCATATACGGAATGTTTTTCGGCGCCGGCGGGATTTATCAGGGGATCGAATTTTGCCTGAATCGGATACACCGGGCGGGCGTGCGGGGTGAACTGGCGGCAGGGCTTACCTTGGGCCGGTTCTTATTGGCCGCCGTCGGCGATGACAAGCGAACTATCCCACCGGCCGCCATTCGAATGAGCCTGGACGGCATGGCGATGCGGCCCATAAATGCCCTGGTCATCCTTGCCACCACTCTGGAGCGTCTGTTTCTGGGAATTCGTCCCTACTGGGGCAGCGAATCCGGCCCCTTGCACTTTACCGTAGTTCGCTCCGATGCAGAACATCTCCTTCGGGCGATTCCATCCCTGATCAGGGGTCGAAGGAGTCGGCTGGGAAGCCCTGACCGCGGGTACATAAGCCATAACGTTCGCGAGATTAGGCTTCTCATGCAAAGCGGTTTCACACTTGACGGCCAACTGTACCTGCCCGACCCTCAGCGTGGAGAGCTGTCGCTCAGAAGTGGAGGGCAAATAAAATGCTTCAGATTATGA
- a CDS encoding HDOD domain-containing protein — MTNVRKRRPALDSIIQAVDNLPPFPKVVSKVIPLLRSFAPVEEIESVIKYDQAITARVLTISRSPYYARRYKIRSLKDAIIVLGQRQLIEIILMSSVAHFLRGKAEAYDLHEGELWEHSVAVAILSQSIAETLGRRRALTIYTAGLLHDVGKVVLNQQVADYMDSIYMLIKEKGIPFLEAEEEIIGVNHQVLGSLMARRWRFPKEVEVGIRYHHSPFDASIHQDIAAIVYAANRIVSSVGIGTSAMDFLQPGHDEVFARLKITQAMIDRFMVEILEAMEATRNFIGV; from the coding sequence ATGACCAACGTCCGCAAGAGGAGACCGGCCCTGGATTCGATCATCCAGGCCGTGGACAATCTTCCACCTTTTCCCAAGGTGGTGTCCAAGGTCATTCCGCTGCTCCGAAGCTTTGCACCTGTTGAAGAAATCGAATCCGTCATCAAGTATGACCAGGCGATCACGGCGAGGGTCCTGACCATCAGCCGGTCCCCCTATTATGCCCGCCGGTACAAGATCCGTTCCCTCAAAGACGCCATTATCGTCCTGGGACAGCGACAGCTCATCGAAATCATCCTCATGTCATCGGTGGCCCATTTTCTGAGGGGCAAAGCCGAAGCGTACGACCTTCACGAAGGCGAACTCTGGGAACATTCGGTAGCCGTCGCGATCCTTTCGCAGAGCATCGCCGAAACCCTCGGACGCAGAAGGGCGCTCACCATCTACACGGCAGGCCTGCTGCACGACGTAGGCAAGGTGGTGCTGAACCAGCAGGTGGCCGATTACATGGATTCCATCTACATGCTCATCAAAGAGAAAGGGATTCCCTTCCTGGAGGCCGAGGAAGAAATCATCGGGGTCAACCACCAGGTGCTGGGATCACTCATGGCCCGCAGGTGGCGCTTTCCGAAAGAAGTCGAGGTGGGCATCCGATATCATCACTCGCCCTTCGACGCTTCCATCCACCAGGACATCGCCGCCATTGTCTATGCCGCCAACCGGATCGTTTCGTCGGTGGGGATCGGCACTTCGGCGATGGATTTCCTCCAGCCCGGCCACGACGAGGTGTTCGCCCGATTGAAGATCACCCAGGCGATGATCGATCGTTTCATGGTGGAAATCCTCGAAGCCATGGAAGCCACGAGAAACTTCATCGGGGTCTGA
- a CDS encoding CDP-alcohol phosphatidyltransferase family protein: MTVHALIFAETPIRLWGLSSRRRLERILKKMNVTSMIDDLESVSSEDSVLLLRGDYLYDERLIGNLVRKPGTVLRTATEAGSKPVAAHVAAADAPLVRDVLEGKPGSALPPSLSFETPQTLAPTYMKQLRKIDPPYLLPITEKNRETLERRLFSGSYKGVTDLVTKWLWPRPAQAVTRFCADRGITPNMVTSLSLVLVIVAGFLFYHGHFALGLAAAWAMTFLDTVDGKLARVTVNSSRFGHIFDHAIDLISPPLWYLLWGLGLTSWDPGMPLSLVDTFWMIFIGYIAGRMVEGIFKKCLEPSGIFCWRPIDSYFRLITGRRNPNLILLTLGLIAGRPDLGLVAVALWTVISSMFLVVRLATGFAFRIVKGPLRSWFLEIDPDEKNPTLAQRCFSNNRL, translated from the coding sequence ATGACCGTACATGCGTTAATCTTTGCGGAGACCCCCATCCGGTTGTGGGGCCTTTCCAGCCGCCGGCGTCTAGAGCGTATCCTGAAAAAGATGAATGTCACCAGTATGATTGACGACCTCGAATCCGTCTCCAGTGAAGATTCGGTCCTGCTCCTGCGAGGCGATTATCTCTATGATGAGCGTCTCATCGGGAACCTGGTCCGGAAACCCGGAACCGTTCTCCGGACTGCCACGGAAGCGGGGAGCAAGCCTGTCGCCGCCCACGTGGCGGCGGCCGATGCTCCCCTCGTTCGCGATGTGCTGGAGGGGAAGCCCGGCAGCGCGTTGCCTCCGTCCCTTTCATTCGAGACCCCTCAGACCCTTGCGCCGACATACATGAAGCAGTTGCGCAAGATCGACCCCCCTTATCTCCTGCCCATTACCGAGAAGAACAGGGAAACTCTGGAACGACGCCTGTTTTCCGGGTCGTACAAGGGAGTTACCGATCTGGTGACAAAATGGCTCTGGCCCAGGCCTGCGCAGGCGGTGACCCGCTTCTGTGCCGACAGAGGCATCACCCCCAATATGGTAACCTCTCTGAGCCTGGTTCTGGTCATCGTCGCCGGTTTCCTCTTCTACCATGGCCACTTCGCTCTCGGCCTCGCCGCCGCCTGGGCGATGACCTTCCTCGATACCGTCGACGGCAAGCTTGCGCGGGTCACCGTCAATTCCAGCCGCTTCGGGCACATTTTCGACCATGCCATCGATCTGATCTCGCCCCCCTTGTGGTACCTTCTCTGGGGTCTTGGACTGACAAGCTGGGATCCGGGAATGCCTCTTTCCCTGGTGGACACCTTCTGGATGATCTTCATCGGCTACATTGCCGGCCGCATGGTTGAAGGTATCTTCAAGAAATGCCTGGAGCCTTCGGGGATTTTCTGCTGGCGGCCCATCGATTCCTATTTCCGCCTGATAACGGGGCGGCGCAATCCCAACCTGATCCTTCTCACCCTGGGGCTCATTGCCGGACGGCCGGACCTGGGGCTGGTGGCGGTTGCCTTGTGGACGGTCATTTCCAGCATGTTCCTGGTGGTGCGGCTGGCAACCGGTTTTGCCTTCCGGATCGTCAAGGGCCCCCTGAGGTCCTGGTTTCTTGAGATCGACCCCGACGAAAAAAATCCGACTCTTGCCCAACGATGCTTTTCGAACAACCGCCTGTAA
- a CDS encoding aldo/keto reductase: MALNFTDPKDPADPTTPALRVGLGGEGILRTHGHDGEALAVIEEAWNQGIRYFDCARAYAGSESYYGLFWEHHPERRAMAFQAGKSAMRTRAEAFQDLETTLKNMHTERLDLWQIHDVRTMDECRTIEGSGGALEAFLKAKASGRVGAIGVTGHHDPRVLTYAVENWPLDAVMMPVNPVEAVIGGFLDETLEAARRRNLAVIGMKVLGAGEYLSESAGVTPETLIRFALSQPVTAAVVGCSTPAHVRTLAASAKNFPPPTESETSRLLQTFRPYARRLAFYRGAF, encoded by the coding sequence TTGGCACTAAATTTTACCGATCCGAAAGATCCAGCCGATCCCACCACGCCCGCCCTCCGCGTGGGTCTGGGCGGTGAAGGAATCCTCAGGACCCACGGGCACGACGGGGAAGCGCTTGCCGTCATCGAAGAAGCCTGGAACCAGGGAATCCGCTATTTCGACTGCGCCCGCGCCTACGCCGGGAGTGAATCCTATTACGGTCTGTTCTGGGAACACCACCCGGAACGGCGTGCGATGGCCTTTCAGGCGGGGAAGTCCGCCATGAGGACCCGCGCCGAGGCCTTCCAGGACCTGGAAACCACGCTGAAAAACATGCACACCGAACGGCTCGACCTATGGCAGATCCATGATGTCCGCACGATGGACGAATGCCGGACCATCGAAGGGTCGGGCGGGGCGCTCGAAGCCTTCCTGAAGGCGAAGGCGTCGGGCCGAGTGGGAGCCATCGGCGTCACAGGCCATCACGACCCCCGGGTGCTCACTTACGCGGTGGAAAACTGGCCGCTGGATGCGGTGATGATGCCTGTCAATCCGGTGGAAGCCGTCATCGGCGGGTTTCTGGATGAGACCCTCGAAGCCGCCCGCCGCCGGAACCTGGCCGTGATCGGCATGAAGGTTCTCGGCGCCGGCGAATACCTTTCGGAGTCGGCGGGAGTCACCCCGGAGACGCTGATCCGTTTCGCTTTGTCGCAGCCGGTGACGGCGGCCGTCGTGGGCTGTTCCACGCCCGCTCACGTCCGGACTCTGGCCGCATCCGCAAAGAACTTCCCGCCGCCTACGGAATCAGAAACGTCGCGGCTGCTCCAGACCTTCCGCCCCTACGCCAGGCGGCTCGCGTTCTACCGCGGCGCCTTCTAA
- a CDS encoding peptide chain release factor 3 → MDKQHKREVDRRRNFGIISHPDAGKTTLTEKLLLFGGAIQLAGAVKARKAARHATSDWMSIERERGISVTTSVMKFNYRNYEINLLDTPGHQDFSEDTYRVLTAVDSAVMVVDSAKGVETQTEKLMEVCRMRNTPIMTFVNKMDREGLPPLEILSQIEDKLQIECVPLSWPIGAGKGFRGVYNRYRGELFLFTPGEETRPREGVLVRDLGDPLLEERIGKRAAGRLREDVELLEGASEPFELEHYLNGSQTPVFFGSAVNNFGVRELLDAFVEMAPPPRARMTETRLVSPYEEAFSGFVFKIQANMDPAHRDRIAFLRICSGRFHRGMKVIHHRTGKEVTFANATIFLAQDRANVEEAYPGDVIGIHNHGTIKIGDTFTEKEPLKFTGIPNFAPEHFRRVRLKNPLKAKQLQKGLTQLAEEGAVQVFRPVLDSTYILGAVGVLQFDVTMARLKAEYGVDAVYEPVAYHMARWVTSKNPERLKAFEKEMAANLAFDAEGHLAYLAPSEWRLEFVSDKWPEIEFHKVSEHG, encoded by the coding sequence GTGGACAAGCAACACAAAAGAGAAGTGGACCGGCGGCGCAACTTCGGGATCATCAGCCATCCCGACGCCGGAAAAACGACGCTCACCGAAAAACTCCTGCTCTTCGGCGGGGCGATTCAGCTGGCCGGAGCCGTGAAGGCCCGGAAGGCCGCCCGGCACGCGACCAGCGACTGGATGAGCATTGAGCGCGAACGTGGGATTTCGGTCACCACGTCGGTCATGAAGTTCAACTACCGGAATTACGAAATCAACCTACTCGACACCCCCGGCCACCAGGACTTTTCCGAGGACACCTACCGGGTGCTCACCGCCGTCGACAGTGCGGTGATGGTGGTGGACAGTGCCAAGGGCGTGGAAACGCAGACGGAAAAACTGATGGAAGTGTGCCGCATGCGGAACACCCCCATCATGACCTTCGTCAACAAGATGGACCGGGAGGGACTTCCTCCCCTCGAAATTCTTTCCCAGATCGAGGACAAGCTCCAGATCGAATGCGTTCCCCTTTCCTGGCCCATCGGCGCCGGAAAAGGGTTCCGAGGCGTCTACAACCGATACCGCGGGGAACTCTTTCTCTTCACCCCCGGCGAAGAGACCCGGCCGCGGGAAGGCGTCCTGGTCCGCGACCTGGGAGATCCCCTCCTGGAAGAACGGATCGGTAAGCGGGCCGCGGGCCGGCTGCGCGAAGACGTGGAGCTGCTCGAAGGCGCCTCGGAACCTTTCGAGCTCGAGCATTACCTCAACGGCAGCCAGACGCCTGTTTTTTTCGGGAGCGCTGTGAACAACTTCGGCGTTCGGGAACTTCTGGACGCTTTCGTCGAAATGGCCCCGCCGCCGCGGGCGCGGATGACCGAAACCCGACTCGTCTCTCCCTACGAAGAAGCGTTTTCGGGATTCGTTTTCAAGATTCAGGCGAACATGGACCCGGCGCACCGGGACCGGATCGCGTTCTTAAGGATCTGTTCCGGAAGGTTTCACCGCGGGATGAAGGTGATCCATCATCGGACGGGAAAGGAAGTGACGTTCGCCAATGCGACGATCTTTCTCGCCCAAGACCGGGCCAACGTGGAAGAAGCCTATCCCGGCGACGTGATCGGCATCCATAACCACGGTACCATAAAAATCGGCGATACCTTTACGGAAAAGGAACCCCTAAAGTTTACGGGAATTCCGAACTTCGCCCCCGAGCACTTCCGGCGCGTCCGGCTCAAGAACCCGCTCAAAGCCAAGCAGCTCCAGAAAGGCCTCACGCAGCTCGCCGAAGAAGGCGCGGTCCAGGTGTTTCGGCCGGTGCTGGACAGCACCTACATCCTGGGAGCGGTCGGCGTACTGCAGTTCGACGTCACCATGGCGCGGCTCAAGGCGGAATACGGTGTGGACGCGGTCTACGAACCCGTCGCATACCACATGGCCCGCTGGGTCACGTCAAAGAACCCCGAACGACTCAAGGCCTTCGAAAAGGAGATGGCGGCCAACCTGGCTTTCGACGCCGAGGGCCACCTGGCCTACCTGGCGCCCAGCGAATGGCGGTTGGAATTTGTGAGCGACAAGTGGCCGGAGATCGAGTTCCACAAGGTCAGCGAACACGGGTGA
- a CDS encoding metallophosphoesterase family protein — translation MKGILRQPPKPGPSGNKGKETFVLAHISDLHLTSPSGVRPTLLLNKRLLGYLSWQCRRRHIHLPHVLDALLLDLAEAAPDHVAVTGDLTNLGLPDEFRQAALWLKRLGPPEKVTVVPGNHDAYVATSWHETFSRWAPYLAGDDDSAGAGVYPILRIRGPVALIGLSSARPSMPFVAVGSLGRRQLARFEEMLERTGRLGLLRIVLIHHPPIPGSISWRKRLTDAPLFAEVVARRGAELILHGHAHVSREDELVAGTHSIPVLGVPSASNAGPIPQCTARYHVCRFQRTADGWRLHLAVRAYAPAQHAFIAGAEKEIRLPARNL, via the coding sequence GTGAAGGGTATTCTCAGACAGCCTCCAAAGCCAGGTCCTTCCGGGAATAAGGGGAAAGAAACGTTTGTTCTTGCCCATATATCGGACCTGCATCTGACTTCTCCGAGCGGGGTACGCCCCACCTTGCTGCTCAACAAACGCCTGCTCGGCTATCTCTCCTGGCAGTGTCGCCGCCGCCACATCCACTTGCCGCACGTTCTTGACGCGCTGCTGCTGGACCTGGCCGAAGCGGCGCCGGACCATGTGGCCGTAACCGGAGACCTGACCAACCTGGGGTTGCCGGACGAGTTCCGTCAGGCAGCCCTGTGGCTCAAGCGCCTTGGCCCGCCGGAAAAGGTTACAGTCGTCCCCGGCAACCACGACGCCTACGTCGCCACGTCATGGCATGAAACATTCAGCCGGTGGGCGCCCTATCTGGCGGGAGATGATGACAGCGCCGGCGCCGGGGTCTATCCGATTTTGAGGATTCGAGGCCCGGTGGCATTGATCGGTCTTTCATCCGCCCGCCCCAGCATGCCGTTTGTCGCCGTGGGAAGTCTTGGCCGCCGGCAACTGGCGCGCTTCGAAGAAATGCTTGAGCGGACCGGCCGGCTCGGCCTGCTGCGCATTGTCCTGATCCACCATCCGCCGATTCCCGGCAGTATCTCCTGGCGCAAGCGCTTGACCGACGCCCCCCTCTTCGCCGAGGTTGTTGCCCGCCGGGGGGCGGAACTGATTCTTCACGGGCATGCCCACGTATCCAGGGAGGATGAACTCGTCGCCGGGACGCATTCTATCCCCGTTCTCGGGGTTCCCTCGGCGTCCAATGCCGGCCCCATCCCGCAGTGCACGGCCCGTTATCACGTTTGCCGTTTTCAACGCACAGCAGACGGTTGGCGGCTGCATCTCGCCGTTCGCGCCTACGCTCCAGCCCAGCACGCATTCATAGCCGGCGCGGAGAAGGAAATCCGCCTGCCTGCCCGCAATCTCTGA
- a CDS encoding cytochrome c3 family protein, with the protein MKSAKVVAAAVLTLGWIFGLLLGAGDAPAQDPSFLIESDLYREHSQPLVEFNHDAHMYDYGYDCQECHHVFRGGENVWTDGDPTDCEECHNEPTVRNEKRLPLPKQQLNLKLAYHKNCIGCHRTYNHENHVMAAPVKCQECHTQPR; encoded by the coding sequence ATGAAAAGCGCAAAGGTTGTGGCTGCCGCCGTTTTGACGCTGGGCTGGATCTTCGGACTGTTGCTGGGTGCAGGCGATGCGCCGGCGCAAGATCCGTCCTTCCTCATCGAATCAGACCTCTACAGAGAACACTCACAGCCTCTGGTGGAATTCAACCATGACGCCCACATGTACGACTACGGCTACGATTGCCAGGAGTGCCACCATGTCTTCCGGGGTGGGGAAAACGTCTGGACCGATGGGGACCCCACCGATTGCGAAGAATGCCACAACGAACCAACGGTCAGGAACGAAAAACGCCTGCCGCTTCCCAAGCAGCAGTTGAACCTGAAGCTGGCCTACCACAAAAACTGCATCGGCTGCCACCGAACGTACAACCATGAAAACCACGTGATGGCGGCGCCCGTCAAATGCCAGGAGTGCCACACCCAGCCCCGCTGA
- a CDS encoding radical SAM protein: MAFKLNHLEYYRLPWNYADNGISWLEPTSLCNLRCKGCYRDPKGHRSLEEVRSDLEVFRRLRKSDCMSIAGGDPLVYPHIVETVRMVKEMGWKPIVNTNGVALTESLLKDLKKAGVFGFTFHIDTSQDRPNVNATTETELNDLRYHYASMLAKAGGIACSFNATISEKTLPEIPNMVRWAQEHADIVHTMVFILYRSPNLTGDFDFYARGQKVDPSLMYHESEWGGAKPLMAEDAVEMIRKADPAYEPAAYLNGTANPDSLKWLLANRIVFNGKVMGYMSPKLMELIQTFNHIFTGTYLSYATPKSMARGKLASLFGLVDRKMRKALVNIMKEIISKPATMFRPAHLQSFMIIQPVNFEPDGRQDMCDGCPDITVHEGKLVWSCRLEEMNRFGVFLQTVPKNNP; this comes from the coding sequence ATGGCCTTTAAACTGAATCATCTTGAGTACTACAGGCTTCCGTGGAATTACGCGGATAATGGCATTTCCTGGCTGGAGCCGACCAGTCTATGCAATCTGAGATGTAAGGGATGTTACAGAGACCCGAAAGGCCATAGGTCTCTGGAGGAAGTCCGTTCCGACCTGGAAGTCTTCCGAAGATTGAGAAAAAGCGACTGCATGAGTATCGCCGGAGGTGACCCTCTCGTCTACCCTCATATTGTCGAAACGGTAAGAATGGTCAAGGAAATGGGTTGGAAGCCCATTGTGAACACGAATGGAGTTGCACTCACGGAATCTCTATTGAAGGACCTCAAGAAAGCGGGGGTCTTCGGTTTCACCTTCCATATCGATACGAGCCAGGATCGACCCAACGTAAATGCGACAACAGAAACGGAGCTGAATGACCTGCGGTATCATTACGCAAGTATGCTGGCCAAGGCCGGCGGGATCGCCTGTTCCTTCAATGCCACGATATCGGAGAAGACACTTCCGGAAATACCCAATATGGTGCGTTGGGCTCAAGAACACGCTGATATCGTCCATACCATGGTGTTTATTCTTTATCGATCTCCCAATCTGACAGGGGATTTCGATTTCTATGCCCGAGGTCAAAAAGTCGATCCGAGCCTCATGTACCATGAAAGCGAGTGGGGAGGGGCGAAGCCGCTGATGGCGGAAGATGCCGTGGAAATGATCCGAAAAGCGGACCCTGCGTATGAACCAGCGGCCTACTTGAACGGGACCGCTAATCCGGATTCTCTTAAGTGGCTTTTGGCCAACCGAATCGTTTTCAATGGGAAGGTCATGGGGTACATGTCTCCCAAGCTCATGGAGTTGATCCAGACCTTCAACCATATCTTTACGGGCACTTACTTGTCTTACGCCACTCCCAAAAGCATGGCGCGGGGGAAACTTGCCTCGCTTTTCGGGCTTGTGGATCGAAAAATGAGGAAGGCCCTGGTCAATATAATGAAGGAGATCATCTCCAAGCCGGCGACCATGTTCCGCCCGGCCCACCTTCAGAGCTTCATGATCATCCAACCCGTAAACTTCGAACCGGACGGACGGCAGGACATGTGCGATGGTTGCCCGGATATCACCGTTCACGAGGGCAAGCTTGTCTGGAGTTGTCGGCTCGAAGAAATGAACCGATTTGGTGTGTTTTTGCAAACCGTCCCCAAGAATAATCCATAA
- the lipB gene encoding lipoyl(octanoyl) transferase LipB, which translates to MKADSTQPNAGPTCTVRLLGRMDYDTAWEFQKSLAERRACLQVPDTLLFVEHPPTYTLGLGGREDNFRTPPSELARLGAVVRRVDRGGDVTFHGPGQLVGYPVISLEGRRGGVLRYLRELEEVLIVALKHWGVQAQTIRRHTGVWVGNEKIAAIGVKVTTRHITQHGFALNLSTDLRFFDHIVPCGIPEKGVTSIGRLTGYAPSLQQAAKTVAQAFGEVFHRCMAWEDASAGTDGNPS; encoded by the coding sequence ATGAAAGCGGACAGCACGCAGCCGAATGCCGGGCCGACCTGCACCGTGCGCCTGCTCGGGCGGATGGACTACGACACCGCCTGGGAGTTTCAAAAATCCTTGGCGGAACGGCGGGCCTGCCTGCAAGTCCCGGACACACTCCTTTTCGTCGAACACCCCCCCACGTACACGCTGGGGCTCGGCGGTCGCGAAGACAACTTCCGCACCCCCCCGTCGGAACTCGCCCGACTGGGCGCGGTGGTGCGCCGCGTGGATCGCGGAGGCGATGTGACCTTCCACGGCCCCGGCCAACTGGTGGGCTACCCCGTCATCAGTCTGGAAGGCCGCCGAGGGGGTGTGCTACGCTATCTTCGAGAACTGGAGGAAGTCCTGATCGTCGCCCTGAAACACTGGGGGGTCCAGGCTCAAACCATCCGCCGTCACACGGGGGTCTGGGTCGGAAACGAAAAGATCGCCGCCATCGGCGTCAAGGTGACCACGCGGCACATCACGCAGCACGGATTCGCACTCAACCTCTCCACGGACCTTCGTTTTTTTGACCACATCGTCCCCTGCGGCATTCCCGAAAAGGGCGTGACCAGCATTGGACGCCTGACAGGGTACGCCCCTTCGCTCCAGCAGGCCGCGAAAACGGTGGCCCAAGCTTTCGGCGAGGTGTTCCACCGGTGCATGGCTTGGGAAGACGCCTCCGCAGGCACGGACGGAAACCCGAGTTGA
- a CDS encoding FAD:protein FMN transferase: protein MVRLVSAFRFPRRFALPAGFTAAALAVLFAFAGCFVRETVFRNTRPLMGTLVEIAVVQRDEARAYAALRDAFSEMERIEGVMSAHREDSELSRLNREGYPGPVAVSPELFEIVQKGIEWSRNTQGAFDISVGPLLKLWPLYRAEKILPTDDAVAEALQAVGWQKVLLDSGGQTIGFRVPGMALDLGGIAKGYAIDRAVQELREAGIRSALVNAGGDLYAMGRKPDGSAWRVGVQHPRRKGELIAVLEAQDVAVVTSGDYERYFLKDGRRYSHIVDPRTGFTARGTASVTVVGPNATDADALATGVLVLGPEEGLRLVETLPGFEVAILSEAAEGSGLKFTASSGFRRYFRVDEAFDDRVP from the coding sequence TTGGTCAGGCTCGTATCTGCATTCCGTTTCCCGCGTCGGTTCGCCCTGCCCGCAGGGTTTACGGCGGCCGCGCTGGCCGTTCTTTTCGCCTTTGCCGGATGCTTCGTCCGGGAAACTGTTTTCCGGAACACGCGCCCGCTCATGGGAACGCTGGTGGAAATCGCCGTGGTCCAGCGCGATGAGGCGCGAGCCTACGCCGCCCTTCGCGACGCCTTTTCCGAAATGGAACGGATCGAAGGGGTGATGAGCGCTCACAGGGAAGACAGCGAGCTTTCGCGGCTGAACCGCGAAGGCTACCCGGGGCCGGTGGCGGTGAGCCCGGAGCTGTTCGAAATCGTTCAGAAGGGGATCGAATGGTCCCGGAATACGCAGGGCGCCTTCGACATTTCGGTTGGGCCGCTCCTCAAGCTCTGGCCGCTCTACCGGGCCGAAAAGATCCTTCCGACCGATGACGCCGTCGCGGAAGCGCTCCAAGCGGTGGGGTGGCAAAAGGTGCTTCTGGATTCGGGCGGGCAAACCATCGGCTTTCGGGTACCGGGCATGGCGCTCGATCTCGGCGGGATCGCCAAGGGCTATGCCATCGACCGGGCCGTCCAGGAACTGAGGGAAGCGGGAATTCGGAGTGCCCTGGTGAATGCCGGCGGCGATCTCTATGCCATGGGGCGGAAGCCGGACGGGTCGGCGTGGCGGGTCGGCGTGCAGCACCCGCGCCGCAAAGGAGAACTCATCGCCGTCTTGGAAGCGCAGGACGTGGCGGTTGTGACGTCCGGCGACTACGAACGGTATTTCCTGAAAGACGGGCGCCGCTACAGCCACATCGTGGATCCCCGGACGGGTTTCACCGCCCGGGGGACCGCCTCGGTCACCGTGGTCGGCCCCAATGCCACCGACGCCGACGCCCTGGCGACCGGTGTCCTGGTGCTCGGCCCGGAAGAAGGCCTCCGTCTGGTGGAGACCCTGCCCGGCTTCGAAGTCGCGATCCTTTCCGAAGCTGCAGAAGGAAGCGGACTCAAGTTCACCGCCTCCAGCGGATTCCGCCGCTACTTCCGCGTCGACGAAGCCTTCGATGACCGGGTTCCGTGA